The Dethiosulfovibrio peptidovorans DSM 11002 genome has a window encoding:
- a CDS encoding helix-turn-helix domain-containing protein, with the protein MPFTYKPLLKLLIDRGMTRTELRDAIGTSPNVIAKIGKDEYISLAVLDRICTVLDCTIEAVIRHEKPGKE; encoded by the coding sequence ATGCCTTTTACCTACAAGCCATTGTTAAAACTTCTCATAGACAGGGGAATGACCAGAACAGAGTTGAGAGATGCGATAGGGACATCTCCCAACGTAATCGCCAAGATAGGCAAGGATGAATATATCTCGCTTGCCGTCCTCGACCGCATCTGTACCGTCCTGGACTGCACCATAGAGGCGGTAATCAGACACGAAAAGCCGGGGAAGGAATAG
- a CDS encoding DEAD/DEAH box helicase yields the protein MRIDVDSRLRLTDPPEALVKDLVRRSECRNPKYDTAVKQGRSTWKIPEKVIMWTHEAGTWTFPRGLTGWTLERLKGTGIKPRVGDGRISRPLSLSFTGDLRDYQKGAVSEMARHSCGLLQAPCGSGKTVMLSALLAEIGQRSLVLCHTVDLARQLKSELSRWLGRPAGLLGGGSDDLTGEVDVSTVQSLYSDERRSSLVDRYGLIAVDECHHAPARCFSEVVEAFPAVYRFGLTATPERSDGLTPLLHGVIGPGRAAVSPDELESSGVRIKARLLWRRGVDVNVPADKWTLLLSKLGDDPGRAAILADVTEDLLSDGHTVLVLVPRVNAISLLCEELEGRGVKALGISGRTKKADRPRILDAVRSGETKVLVAVNVADEGLDLPELSALVLAAPSRSPAKAEQRIGRILRPCEGKPEPVLVDVVDFHGALEYQARCRFFDVWRRLCDGAEKPSWL from the coding sequence ATGAGAATAGACGTCGACTCCCGTCTTAGACTGACAGACCCTCCCGAGGCCCTGGTGAAGGATCTGGTGAGGCGTAGCGAGTGCAGGAACCCTAAATACGACACGGCGGTAAAACAGGGGCGTTCCACCTGGAAGATCCCGGAGAAGGTCATTATGTGGACTCATGAGGCGGGCACCTGGACCTTCCCGAGAGGGTTGACCGGTTGGACGTTGGAACGGCTCAAGGGAACGGGCATAAAGCCACGAGTGGGAGACGGTCGGATATCCCGGCCTCTCTCCCTCTCCTTCACCGGAGACCTTAGGGACTATCAGAAAGGGGCGGTGTCGGAGATGGCCCGCCATTCCTGTGGACTCCTACAGGCTCCCTGTGGAAGCGGGAAGACCGTCATGTTATCGGCCCTGCTGGCTGAAATAGGGCAGAGATCCCTTGTTCTGTGCCACACGGTGGACCTGGCCCGTCAACTTAAGTCGGAGCTGTCCCGGTGGCTTGGACGGCCCGCCGGTCTACTGGGCGGAGGATCGGACGACCTGACCGGAGAGGTGGACGTGTCGACCGTCCAGAGCCTGTACAGCGACGAGAGAAGATCCTCCCTTGTGGACAGGTACGGACTGATAGCCGTGGACGAGTGCCACCACGCACCGGCCCGGTGTTTCTCCGAAGTCGTCGAGGCCTTCCCGGCGGTCTACCGTTTCGGACTAACGGCGACCCCTGAGCGAAGCGACGGACTGACTCCCTTACTTCACGGCGTCATAGGTCCCGGTCGGGCGGCGGTATCTCCGGACGAACTGGAAAGCTCCGGAGTGAGGATAAAAGCCCGTCTCCTGTGGCGACGTGGGGTAGACGTGAACGTCCCGGCGGACAAGTGGACGTTGCTACTCTCCAAGCTGGGAGACGATCCAGGCAGGGCGGCCATACTGGCGGACGTCACGGAAGACCTCCTGAGCGATGGCCATACGGTCCTTGTCCTGGTCCCGAGGGTAAACGCTATCTCCCTTCTGTGCGAAGAACTGGAAGGACGAGGGGTAAAGGCCCTGGGCATCTCCGGAAGGACGAAGAAGGCCGATAGGCCCCGGATACTGGATGCGGTGAGATCCGGAGAGACCAAGGTACTGGTGGCGGTGAACGTGGCGGATGAAGGACTGGACCTCCCGGAGCTGTCGGCGTTGGTGTTGGCGGCTCCTTCCCGGTCTCCTGCGAAGGCGGAACAGAGGATAGGCAGGATACTGAGGCCCTGCGAGGGGAAGCCCGAGCCCGTCCTTGTGGACGTGGTGGATTTTCATGGAGCCCTGGAGTACCAGGCACGTTGTAGGTTCTTCGATGTGTGGCGGCGGCTGTGTGATGGGGCAGAAAAGCCGTCATGGCTGTAG